From a region of the Triticum aestivum cultivar Chinese Spring chromosome 7D, IWGSC CS RefSeq v2.1, whole genome shotgun sequence genome:
- the LOC123168532 gene encoding receptor-like serine/threonine-protein kinase SD1-7 encodes MDFKLSVLETITNNFSEDRKVGSGGYGDVYRGMYNGDEIAVKKLHHLVGLDDKAFDSEFRNLSKVQHQNIIRLIGYCYESRHQYVKLNGELVFAKEMERVLCFEFMEGGSLDHHIADDSCGLEWPTCYEIIRGTCEGLNHLHNSQGKPILHLDLKPANILLDKNKTAKIADLGLSRLVASTQTHKTEVVKGSQGYMPPEYIDDNLISMKFDVFSLGVIIIKIMDGNMGRSRCSEMGSEPFIEFVCKKWMTKLRAKSGYSSDEIDRKCMKKCVEIALRCVVSDRNKRPLIKDIVKELEELEDEIKKMSTSSVQLEELVAPQRGCDSNVLAVDPTLELRFLFEPRKDISSCLQLTNMTSGFTAFNVKTNHTKYRTQPSKGVMPPCSKRYISVTLVAQDEAPQNMQCNDMFLVQTACVGANLTSDEMITEDLFKEAMAEKVMDVVKLPIVYVSLDQFQC; translated from the exons ATGGATTTTAAACTCAGTGTACTTGAAACCATTACCAATAATTTTTCAGAAGACCGAAAAGTTGGCAGTGGTGGGTATGGAGATGTTTACAGG GGGATGTATAATGGGGATGAGATTGCGGTGAAGAAGCTTCACCACTTGGTAGGACTTGATGACAAAGCATTTGACAGTGAATTTCGTAACCTTAGCAAGGTCCAGCATCAAAATATCATACGATTAATTGGCTACTGCTACGAATCACGACATCAGTATGTCAAGCTCAATGGGGAACTAGTTTTTGCTAAAGAGATGGAGCGAGTTCTCTGCTTTGAATTTATGGAAGGTGGAAGCCTTGATCATCATATCGCAG ATGATTCTTGTGGACTTGAATGGCCAACATGTTATGAAATTATTAGAGGGACTTGCGAGGGCTTGAATCATCTACATAATTCACAGGGAAAACCTATTTTACATCTGGATTTAAAACCTGCCAACATATTGCTAGATAAGAACAAGACTGCCAAAATTGCAGATCTTGGTTTGTCCAGACTTGTTGCGTCAACACAAACCCATAAAACAGAAGTTGTCAAAGGATCACA AGGGTACATGCCACCAGAATACATAGACGATAATCTTATATCAATGAAGTTTGACGTGTTTAGTTTGGGGGTTATAATTATAAAAATAATGGATGGAAATATGGGCCGCTCCCGCTGTTCTGAGATGGGCAGTGAACCATTTATTGAGTTT GTATGTAAAAAATGGATGACAAAGCTGCGGGCAAAGTCGGGATATTCATCAGATGAAAtagacaggaaatgcatgaagaaATGTGTTGAAATAGCATTAAGATGTGTGGTGTCCGACCGGAATAAAAGACCATTAATAAAGGATATCGTCAAAGAACTGGAAGAATTAGAAGATGAGATTAAGAAAATGTCAACGTCTTCTGTTCAGTTAGAAGAGCTAGTCGCACCTCAG AGAGGCTGTGATTCCAACGTGCTTGCTGTTGATCCGACCCTGGAGCTGCGCTTCCTGTTTGAGCCAAGGAAAGACATATCAAGCTGCCTGCAGCTAACCAACATGACGAGTGGCTTTACTGCATTTAACGTAAAGACCAACCACACCAAGTACAGAACACAGCCAAGCAAAGGAGTTATGCCACCGTGCTCCAAGCGTTATATCTCGGTGACCCTGGTAGCACAGGATGAAGCACCACAGAATATGCAGTGCAACGACATGTTCCTTGTGCAGACTGCTTGTGTCGGTGCGAACCTGACATCCGATGAGATGATCACCGAAGACTTGTTCAAAGAAGCCATGGCTGAGAAGGTGATGGATGTGGTCAAATTGCCGATCGTTTATGTTTCCCTGGACCAATTTCAATGCTAG